The following are encoded together in the Fundulus heteroclitus isolate FHET01 chromosome 19, MU-UCD_Fhet_4.1, whole genome shotgun sequence genome:
- the LOC105938376 gene encoding rho-related GTP-binding protein RhoU yields MGKMAQVCQKAEKTKRQGDELSCMLVGDGAVGKTTMIISYIFNGYTREYRQTAFDVFTGFVHVDGIPTRIKLVDTAGQEEFGQLRCLCYAHVDVFILCFSLVNPVSFHSVSSRWISQIRGSNPTSPIILVGTQSDLRHDVDVLVELHQQSSRPVGFRQARRLADRIRAQDYMECSALTQHNLKAVFDSAVSAAVRHKHDEGTQARKFNPLKRLKSFGGLRKMFRFV; encoded by the exons ATGGGGAAGATGGCACAAGTCTGTCAGAAAgcggaaaaaacaaaaagacagggAGATGAGCTGAGCTGCATGCTGGTTGGAGATGGAGCTGTTGGAAAGACCACCATGATCATCAGCTACATCTTTAATGGATACACTAGAGAGTACAGGCAGACAGCGTTTGATGTTTTCACTG GTTTTGTTCATGTGGATGGAATCCCAACTCGGATCAAGCTGGTAGACACAGCTGGCCAG GAGGAGTTTGGCCAGCTTCGCTGTCTGTGCTATGCCCACGTGGACGTCTTCATCCTCTGCTTCAGCCTGGTCAACCCCGTCTCCTTCCACAGCGTCTCTTCCAGGTGGATTTCACAGATCCGAGGTTCAAACCCCACTTCCCCCATAATTCTGGTGGGAACTCAGTCGGACCTGCGTCACGACGTGGACGTGCTGGTTGAGCTGCACCAACAGAGCAGCAGACCGGTGGGCTTCCGGCAGGCCAGACGACTCGCAGACAGGATCAGAGCTCAGGACTACATGGAGTGCTCAGCTCTGACCCAGCACAACCTCAAAGCTGTGTTTGACTCTGCTGTGTCTGCTGCCGTCCGGCACAAACATGATGAAGGTACTCAAGCCAGGAAATTCAACCCACTTAAACGGTTAAAGTCATTCGGAGGTTTGAGAAAAATGTTCAGATTTGTTTAA
- the LOC105938384 gene encoding zinc finger FYVE domain-containing protein 1 — MSGHGSSSEKGVNTSLICQENYSCGGSEEAAFECDGCKTLQCVRCELELHRQEHLRNHDRVPVGPGHVPYCDNCKGGSGDGTKRHRSVVRCQNCKVNLCQDCQKRTHSGSSKKKHQLTSYPPPPPKPAEGNPTRTSVQNADVPQPCERTRLLEKVSSFLLVDENEEMQIKDEASFVRSLGCSPNQLLKVVSIFGNTGEGKSHTLNHTFFTGREVFQTSPTQESCTVGVWAAFDPIHTIVVIDTEGLLGNSSKQGQRTRLLLKVLAISDLLIYRTHADRLHDDLFKFLGDASDAYLKHFTKELKATTARCGLDVPLSTLGPAVVIFHETVHTKLLGSDKASESVDRLLLERFRKLSRFPEAFSSVQYWGTQTLSPPTDFRGLQSKLEQLLDNNATRSPRTPGVIFKALQALSERFNGEITGEVAAHSCFFPDEYFTCSSFCLSCGSGCKNSMNHLQEGSYHEAKQRCRYSAQYDNRIYTCKACYEGGKEVIVVPKTSASSDSPWMGLARYAWSGYVIECPNCGVIYRSRQYWYGNQDPVDTVVRTEIQHVWPGSDGFLKDNNNAAQRLLDGVNLVAQSVSELSVKPAKAVTSWLTDQIAPAYWKPNSLIMMCHKCHTVFQGNDTKHHCRACGEGFCDGCSSKAAPVPERGWGPAPVRVCDVCFEQRASYAEILASELEEEEGGTLARKVGEAVTNTIGVVATAIDFPLGLVKDAARPAYWVPDQDILSCHNCQREFTAKLSKHHCRACGQGVCDECSPQRRAVPSRGWDHPVRVCSGCNQKLGEL, encoded by the exons atgagcgGGCATGGCTCATCATCTGAAAAGGGAGTCAATACGAGTTTAATATGTCAAGAGAATTATTCCTGCGGCGGCTCCGAAGAGGCTGCGTTCGAGTGTGACGGCTGCAAAACCCTTCAGTGTGTCAGGTGTGAGCTGGAGCTCCACCGTCAGGAGCACCTGAGGAACCACGATCGGGTCCCAGTGGGTCCAGGCCACGTTCCCTACTGTGACAACTGCAAAGGAGGGAGCGGCGACGGGACCAAGCGCCACAGGTCCGTGGTCCGCTGCCAGAACTGCAAGGTGAATCTGTGTCAGGACTGTCAGAAACGCACCCACAGCGGAAGCAGCAAGAAAAAACACCAGCTCACCTCCTATCCCCCGCCACCGCCCAAGCCCGCCGAAGGGAACCCTACGAGGACGTCCGTCCAGAACGCGGACGTGCCTCAGCCGTGCGAGAGGACGAGGCTGCTGGAGAAGGTGTCGAGCTTTCTCCTCGTCGACGAGAATGAAGAAATGCAG ATAAAAGATGAAGCCTCGTTCGTGAGGTCCCTTGGCTGCAGTCCCAACCAGCTGCTGAAGGTGGTCTCCATCTTCGGCAACACCGGCGAGGGCAAATCCCACACGCTGAATCACACCTTCTTCACGGGCAGAGAAGTCTTCCAAACCTCCCCCACGCAGGAGTCGTGCACAGTGGGCGTATGGGCAGCGTTTGACCCCATCCACACGATTGTGGTCATCGACACGGAGGGGCTGCTTGGCAACAGCTCCAAACAGGGTCAGAGGACTCGTCTGTTGCTCAAGGTCCTCGCCATCTCGGACCTCCTCATCTACCGCACCCACGCCGACCGCCTCCATGACGACCTTTTCAAGTTTCTGGGTGATGCGTCCGACGCCTATCTGAAGCATTTCACCAAGGAGCTAAAAGCCACGACGGCCCGCTGTGGTCTGGATGTCCCTCTGTCCACCCTGGGCCCAGCGGTGGTCATCTTCCATGAAACTGTGCACACCAAGCTCCTGGGTTCAG ATAAAGCATCGGAGTCTGTGGATCGGCTGCTCTTGGAGCGCTTTAGGAAGCTTTCCCGATTTCCAGAAGCCTTCAGCTCCGTCCAGTATTGGGGCACGCAGACTCTCAGTCCGCCTACCGATTTCCGCGGCTTGCAGAGTAAACTGGAGCAGCTCCTGGATAACAATGCCACCCGCTCCCCTCGTACCCCAGGCGTCATCTTCAAAGCCCTGCAG gCATTGAGTGAGCGCTTTAACGGGGAAATCACTGGTGAGGTTGCAGCACACAGCTGCTTCTTTCCTGATGAGTACTTCACCTGTTCCAGCTTCTGCCTCAGTTGTGG ATCTGGCTGCAAAAACAGCATGAACCACTTACAAGAAGGATCGTACCATGAGGCGAAGCAACGCTGCCGTTACTCTGCTCAGTATGATAATCGCATTTACACGTGTAAG GCTTGTTatgaaggagggaaggaagtgATAGTTGTCCCGAAGACGTCTGCTTCCTCAGACTCCCCATGGATGGGCCTTGCCAGATACGCCTGGTCTGG GTATGTTATTGAATGTCCAAACTGTGGAGTGATCTACCGAAGCCGCCAGTACTGGTATGGCAACCAGGATCCTGTGGATACAGTCGTCCGCACTGAGATCCAGCATGTTTGGCCTGGG TCTGATGGCTTTTTAAAGGACAACAACAATGCTGCACAGCGGCTTCTCGATGGCGTCAATCTAGTGGCTCAGTCGGTATCGGAGCTCAGCGTGAAGCCTGCTAAGGCCGTCACCTCTTGGCTGACAGATCAGATCGCCCCGGCCTACTGGAAACCCAACTCCCTCATCATG ATGTGCCACAAGTGTCACACAGTCTTCCAGGGTAACGACACCAAGCATCACTGCCGTGCCTGCGGGGAGGGCTTCTGTGACGGCTGCTCCTCCAAAGCTGCGCCCGTCCCTGAGAGAGGCTGGGGTCCTGCCCCTGTCAGAGTCTGTGACGTCTGCTTCGAGCAGAGGGCTTCGTATGCAG AGATACTTGCGTCAGAGCTTGAGGAGGAAGAAGGAGGAACTCTGGCCAGGAAGGTTGGAGAGGCTGTCACCAACACCATCGGAGTCGTGGCTACTGCTATTGACTTCCCACTGG